A genome region from Brassica oleracea var. oleracea cultivar TO1000 chromosome C2, BOL, whole genome shotgun sequence includes the following:
- the LOC106324799 gene encoding protein DEHYDRATION-INDUCED 19 homolog 6-like: MDSDSWSDRLASASRRYQLDFLSRSDNFLGFEEAEGEEEFREEYACPFCSDYFDIVSLCCHIDENHPMDTINGVCPVCAVKVSSDMVAHITLQHANMFKVTTRKRKSTRRGGAQSMLSILKREFPDGNFQSLFEGSSRVVVPPSSSSTAADPLLSSFISPLADGLFISESSSAKKTSNQSFPERSVEKKSLSAEDHREKLKQSEFVQGIFSSMILDDDL, translated from the exons ATGGATTCTGATTCATGGAGTGATCGTCTCGCATCGGCTTCGAGAAGATACCAGCTCGATTTCTTGTCGCGATCTG ATAACTTCTTGGGGTTTGAGGAGGCAGAGGGAGAAGAGGAGTTCAGGGAAGAGTATGCTTGCCCCTTCTGCTCTGACTACTTTGATATTGTCTCTCTGTGCTGCCACATAGACGAAAATCATCCTATGGACACAATAAACGGG GTATGCCCCGTTTGCGCGGTGAAAGTGAGCTCTGATATGGTTGCTCATATAACCCTTCAACATGCAAACATGTTCAAG GTGACAACGCGAAAAAGAAAATCAACAAGAAGAGGCGGGGCTCAGTCCATGCTATCAATCTTGAAGAGAGAGTTTCCTGATGGAAACTTTCAAAGCTTGTTTGAAGGATCTTCGCGTGTTGTTGTACCTCCTTCATCGTCCAGTACAGCTGCTGACCCTTTGCTTTCTTCGTTCATTTCGCCGTTGGCAGATGGACTTTTCATTTCAGAGTCAAGTTCTGCCAAGAAAACATCGAACCAGAGTTTTCCTGAACG GAGTGTTGAGAAGAAGTCACTTTCGGCTGAGGATCACAGAGAAAAGTTGAAACAGAGCGAGTTCGTTCAAGGGATTTTCAGCTCTATGATTCTTGATGATGATTTATAA
- the LOC106325132 gene encoding putative cysteine-rich receptor-like protein kinase 31 codes for MSLNKPFSILCFVLAVSFGYVSTEPRCGDSLFFRPNDAYDTNRRAVHSTLASNVRSRNGFYNVSVGDGPGRIFVLGLCIPGTDPVVCSECIQLAFDGLLESCPNQTDSWEWRGDKTLCFVRYSNYSFFNQIQLEPTQGLYNSVRFQGNLTTYSRTWDAFMDFMITRVGQSRYVSDKSAQIGSDSIYVLMQCIPGISSEECEACIQASVDMYQSCCNEHIGGTVGKPVCFFRWEGYKYLGAFGDTPSSLPPQLVPLPPSAPDGKTISTGAIVAIVVSVVFSGVLLVSGLVFWKRRHSYKTLKPQTHDDMTTPQSLQFDFTTIQAATDNFSANNKLGEGGFGAVYKGKLADETVIAVKRLSRNSGQGTQEFKNEVVIVAKLQHKNLVRLLGFCVEGDEQILVYEFVPNKSLDYFLFDPTNKSQLDWKRRYNIIGGITRGLLYLHQDSRLTIIHRDIKASNILLDSDMNPKIADFGMARNFRVDQTEDKTGRVVGTFGYMPPEYMTHGQFSTKSDVYSFGVLILEIVCGKKNSSFYQMDDSGGNLVTHACRLWNNDSPLELLDPAIRDTYEMVEVTRCIHIGLLCVQENPTARPEMSTIFQMLTNSSIVLPVPRPPGFFLRNRSNLDPLTYGYEPGQSSSKSIPCSVDSASITSVTPR; via the exons ATGTCTCTTAACAAGCCGTTCTCAATCCTCTGTTTTGTCCTAGCCGTTAGCTTCGGCTACGTGTCTACAGAACCAAGATGTGGGGATTCACTGTTTTTCAGACCAAACGATGCTTATGATACAAACCGTCGTGCTGTTCACTCAACTCTTGCTTCCAATGTTCGTTCTCGAAACGGCTTCTACAACGTGTCGGTTGGTGACGGCCCTGGAAGAATTTTTGTCTTAGGCCTCTGTATCCCAGGGACTGATCCAGTTGTCTGTTCCGAGTGTATCCAACTCGCATTCGATGGTTTACTAGAAAGTTGTCCGAACCAGACTGACTCATGGGAGTGGAGAGGCGACAAGACTCTCTGTTTCGTTCGTTATTCGAACTATTCATTTTTCAACCAGATTCAATTAGAGCCTACACAGGGCCTATATAATTCTGTAAGGTTCCAGGGGAACCTTACAACTTATAGCAGAACATGGGATGCGTTCATGGATTTTATGATCACTCGCGTCGGCCAATCTCGGTACGTGAGCGATAAATCCGCTCAGATAGGCTCTGATAGTATATACGTGCTAATGCAGTGTATTCCGGGGATATCCTCTGAGGAATGTGAAGCCTGTATTCAAGCAAGCGTAGATATGTACCAGAGTTGCTGCAATGAGCACATAGGTGGAACCGTTGGCAAACCTGTCTGCTTTTTCCGGTGGGAGGGTTATAAATATCTTGGTGCCTTTGGTGACACGCCATCATCGCTACCTCCTCAACTCGTGCCGCTTCCTCCTTCTGCTCCAGATGGGAAAACGATTTCTACAGGAGCTATTGTGGCGATTGTTGTTTCCGTTGTTTTTTCTGGAGTGCTGCTTGTTTCAGGATTAGTGTTTTGGAAGAGAAGACACTCATATAAAACACTAAAGCCACAAA CTCATGATGACATGACAACTCCACAGTCTCTGCAATTTGATTTTACCACAATTCAAGCTGCAACAGATAACTTTTCAGCGAATAACAAGCTAGGTGAAGGGGGATTTGGTGCTGTGTACAAG GGAAAGTTAGCAGATGAAACAGTAATTGCAGTGAAGCGGCTATCAAGAAATTCAGGACAAGGTACGCAAGAGTTCAAGAACGAGGTTGTAATTGTGGCCAAGCTTCAACACAAGAATCTTGTTAGGCTTCTAGGGTTTTGCGTGGAAGGAGATGAACAAATACTTGTCTACGAGTTTGTTCCCAACAAGAGCCTTGATTATTTCCTCTTTG ACCCAACAAACAAGAGTCAGCTAGATTGGAAAAGACGGTACAACATCATCGGAGGGATTACGCGAGGGCTTCTCTATCTTCATCAAGACTCAAGGCTCACAATTATACATCGTGACATCAAAGCAAGTAATATACTTTTAGATTCAGATATGAACCCTAAAATAGCGGATTTTGGAATGGCTAGGAATTTCAGAGTGGACCAAACTGAAGACAAGACAGGCAGAGTGGTTGGAACGTT TGGTTATATGCCTCCAGAATATATGACGCATGGCCAATTTTCTACCAAGTCTGATGTTTATAGCTTTGGAGTATTGATTCTGGAGATTGTTTGTGGAAAGAAAAATAGCAGCTTCTATCAGATGGATGATTCTGGTGGCAATTTGGTTACACAT GCTTGTAGGCTTTGGAACAATGATTCCCCCTTAGAACTCCTTGATCCCGCTATTAGGGATACGTATGAGATGGTTGAAGTCACTAGATGCATCCATATCGGACTTTTATGTGTTCAAGAGAACCCTACAGCTCGACCAGAAATGTCAACAATCTTTCAGATGCTTACCAATAGCTCTATCGTTCTACCTGTGCCTCGACCACCTGGATTTTTTTTGAGGAACAGATCCAATTTAGACCCCTTAACCTATGGATACGAGCCGGGGCAATCCAGCAGCAAGTCTATTCCTTGTTCTGTAGACAGTGCTTCAATCACTTCTGTTACTCCTCGTTGA